TTTGCCGAGGCCGCGAAGTCGGCCGGCGCGTCCCAGGCGCGGATCGCATTCCTGCACATCGTGCCGAACACGCTGTCCGCGGTGCTGGTCCAAAGCACGGCAACATTTGCCGACGCGGTGCTGGCCGAGGCCGCCCTGAGCTATCTCGGGGTGGGAGAGCCGCCGGGGGTGGCATCGTGGGGCAATATCCTAAGCAGCGGACGGGACTACATGCTGCAGGCGCCGTGGTTGACGATGTTCCCCGGACTCGCGATCGTGATCTGCGTGCTGGGGCTCAATCTCCTGGGCGACGGACTGCGGGACGTCCTGGATCCGCGGGTTCGCGGGCGCTAGCGCCCCGTCGCCGACTCGTGCCACGCTCCCGAGAGGAGTCGCATCCAATTGCCGTGCATCACGGCCGCGACGTTATCGGTGCTATACCCTTTTCCCCTGAGCAGGTCGGGGATTTTTTGAAGATCGGCGATGGTGTCGAGGTCGGCGGGAGATCCCTCCCGTCCGAACCCGCCGTCCAGGTCGGTGCCAATGGCGACGTGGCGGACCGATCCGGCAATCTGGCAGATGTGGTCGATGTGGGCGACGACGTCCGCTAGGCCGATGCCCGTGTTATCGTCGCCGTGCCGCCATCCCGCCTTGATCATCCAGCAATCGAGCGCGACGCCGATTACGCCGTTTCGCTTGACGATGGCCCGGATCTGGTCGTCTGAGAACTGCCGCTGGTGCGGGGCGAGTGACCTGCAATTGTTGTGGCTCGCGATGACCGGGCCGCCGTAACGTGACAGCGCCTGCCAGAAGGCTTCATCCGAACAATGCGTCAGGTCCAGAATCATACCGAGGCGCCCCATCTCCGGCAAGAGTGCAACGCCCAAGTCCGTCAATCCAATTTCGGTGCCGGTTCCTCCCGCGTACCGCCCCGGGCCATAGTGGGTGAGCCCGAGAAGTCGAAGGCCGTCTTCCCACCATTCCGAGAGCTGCGCCGGTTCCAGGATCGGATCCGCGCCTTCCATGCTGAGGACAAAGCCCAGCGGCGGCGTGGGTCGCGTTTGATCGGAAGACGTGTCCGCATCCCAGGAGGTCCATTCTTCCATGTGTGGCGTGAGTTGCTCAATCGTTTGGACGATGCGAACGTGCCCCTGGCGCTCCAGCGCTCGGTAATAGGCCAACTGCCCTTTCGCTGTCGCATATGCTTGAACCGATGTGGGGAAGTCGATGTGAGGCTTCGTCTGCCCCGTTGACCGCGCGATGAGGGTCGCAAAGCTCAGCGCGAGCCGCCCTCGACGCATTTCCGGAAAAGCGACGGTCCCTTGCCCGCGTCCCTTTCCCGGTGTAAAAGCTTCCTGCGCCCGGATGGTGTACACAGACGTGAGGAGATCGCGATTCCACTGCAGCGCATTCATCGAGATATCGAGGTGGCCGTCTGCGATCAGCATAGAAGCCCCTTTTTTCGGTGTTTGAAACGGCGTAGTGCGGAAGGCAGGACCGACTATGCGGAAATGTGTTCGTGATTATTGACTGTTGTCCTGGTCCCCGAGTCACGTTGAACGGCTTTCGCAATCGGGATCTGCAGAGCGTGGCCTTCGCTGCCCCGGCGTACGAGGTGCGAGAGAAACGACGGTGCTCGGCATGAGTCAGCCGCAAGCTGCGCCTGCTGCGCGCACACAGCGTGATTCGAAAGATCACCGGCACCTACCGCTACCAGCTGACCGAGGTCGGACAGCACGCCATCAGCGTCATCCTCACCGCCCTGCGCGCGACCGTCCGCGATCTGTTGCCGAAAGCCGCATGAAATTCCTCGTGCCGCGCTAGGAAACTACGGGTTGATACTATAGGGAGAGTCATACACAGTTTCTCCATGTATTGGCCGCACAGGCACCTTTTGTCCACAACGATTCTCGCGGCAGGATTTTCGTCGGTCCTCGTCAAATCAGTTGACGTGGAGGCAACGCTGTTGCTCATACGGCAACAACCCAGGCTGGTCGAGTCGGTCCACAGAGCCGCGAAGATCCTGAGCCTCTTTCTAGAAGCGGACGAAGACGGAGGACTTCGCGTCAGCGACGTGGCCCGCCGGCTCAAGGTCAACAAATCCACCGCGTCCCGGCTCTTTGCGACCCTACGCGATGCGGGCTTCGTAGTCGCGGACAGAGAGCGTGGCTGCTACTACGTCGGCCCGGCCGCCTATGCGTTGGGCAACCGGTTCTCCGGCGCCGCGCTGGCCCGGGTTGTGCAGCACATCATCCGCGATCTCTCGCAGCGGACCGCGAGCACCGCCCAGTTCGGCATGCTCCAGGGCAATCGTGTCGTCTTCCTCACGGTCAATCAAGGATCGCCCCGTCTGCGCCTCGTCGTCCGACCCGGCGACAGACAATATGTCCACGCGTCGGCCATGGGGAAAGCGATACTCGCCGCGCTGCCCGGTGCCGAACGCGACGTCCTCATCGGCAGCATGCTGGATGCCGCCGGCCGTGCACCGGGGATCGGT
This window of the bacterium genome carries:
- a CDS encoding ABC transporter permease subunit produces the protein FAEAAKSAGASQARIAFLHIVPNTLSAVLVQSTATFADAVLAEAALSYLGVGEPPGVASWGNILSSGRDYMLQAPWLTMFPGLAIVICVLGLNLLGDGLRDVLDPRVRGR
- a CDS encoding membrane dipeptidase, giving the protein MLIADGHLDISMNALQWNRDLLTSVYTIRAQEAFTPGKGRGQGTVAFPEMRRGRLALSFATLIARSTGQTKPHIDFPTSVQAYATAKGQLAYYRALERQGHVRIVQTIEQLTPHMEEWTSWDADTSSDQTRPTPPLGFVLSMEGADPILEPAQLSEWWEDGLRLLGLTHYGPGRYAGGTGTEIGLTDLGVALLPEMGRLGMILDLTHCSDEAFWQALSRYGGPVIASHNNCRSLAPHQRQFSDDQIRAIVKRNGVIGVALDCWMIKAGWRHGDDNTGIGLADVVAHIDHICQIAGSVRHVAIGTDLDGGFGREGSPADLDTIADLQKIPDLLRGKGYSTDNVAAVMHGNWMRLLSGAWHESATGR
- a CDS encoding IclR family transcriptional regulator, yielding MLIRQQPRLVESVHRAAKILSLFLEADEDGGLRVSDVARRLKVNKSTASRLFATLRDAGFVVADRERGCYYVGPAAYALGNRFSGAALARVVQHIIRDLSQRTASTAQFGMLQGNRVVFLTVNQGSPRLRLVVRPGDRQYVHASAMGKAILAALPGAERDVLIGSMLDAAGRAPGIGPRTLRDPAALRADADRTVKRGYSISNEESAAGMMGIGAYVANAGGIHTALSVAFPIHQHGADERPQVASLVVKAAAAARRLLVPGNSANVAGVKRVTGGRGLHSVSE